From Acetobacteroides hydrogenigenes, one genomic window encodes:
- a CDS encoding aspartate-semialdehyde dehydrogenase, producing MKVAVFGATGLVGSVMLKVLDEMNFPVSELIPIASERSVGKEVTFKGKPYKVVNAQTGLGMKPALAIFSAGGDASKEWAPKFAEIGCYVVDNSSAWRMDPTKKLVVPEINACELAPEDRIIANPNCSTIQMVLALAPLHRKYQIKRIVVSTYQSVSGTGAKALKQMSAERSGQEADMVYPYPIDMNCLPHIDVFTESGYTKEELKMINETRKILGDDTINVSPTTVRVPVKGGHSEAVNVEFANDYDLDEVRDILSKTEGVVVQDDPANKVYPMPLYAEGKNEVFVGRLRRDLSHPNTLNMWIVADNLRKGAATNAVQIAMYLLKQGFIKA from the coding sequence ATGAAAGTAGCAGTATTTGGTGCAACAGGGCTTGTAGGAAGCGTCATGCTCAAAGTCCTCGACGAAATGAATTTCCCGGTAAGCGAGCTTATTCCAATTGCATCCGAGCGTTCGGTTGGCAAGGAGGTTACCTTTAAAGGGAAACCATACAAAGTTGTTAATGCACAAACTGGTTTGGGGATGAAACCTGCTCTTGCAATATTTTCTGCTGGTGGAGATGCTTCTAAAGAGTGGGCTCCTAAGTTTGCTGAAATCGGGTGCTATGTTGTTGACAACAGCTCTGCATGGCGCATGGACCCCACCAAGAAACTGGTTGTTCCTGAAATCAACGCGTGCGAGCTAGCTCCCGAAGATAGGATTATAGCCAATCCAAACTGCTCTACCATTCAGATGGTACTTGCGCTGGCTCCACTTCATAGAAAGTATCAGATTAAGCGTATCGTTGTTTCCACCTATCAATCTGTTTCGGGAACTGGTGCAAAAGCTCTTAAGCAGATGTCTGCCGAAAGAAGCGGCCAAGAAGCCGATATGGTTTACCCTTACCCTATTGATATGAATTGTCTTCCCCATATCGACGTGTTTACCGAAAGTGGTTACACCAAGGAAGAGCTTAAGATGATTAACGAAACCCGAAAGATTTTGGGCGACGATACTATCAATGTATCTCCAACAACAGTTCGTGTCCCCGTAAAGGGAGGTCACTCCGAAGCGGTAAACGTTGAGTTCGCCAATGATTATGATCTTGATGAAGTTCGCGATATTCTTTCGAAAACTGAAGGCGTTGTTGTTCAAGACGACCCTGCAAACAAGGTTTACCCAATGCCTCTTTATGCCGAAGGCAAGAACGAGGTGTTTGTTGGTCGACTCCGCCGCGACCTATCGCACCCAAATACCCTTAACATGTGGATTGTTGCCGACAACCTCCGCAAAGGTGCTGCTACTAACGCAGTTCAAATTGCGATGTACCTGCTAAAGCAAGGTTTTATTAAGGCCTAA
- a CDS encoding lamin tail domain-containing protein, with translation MKHCLLLLALFGCFPFCSFGQFSDDFSSESLGSWLQIPSNRWNATVDNGNFVLHHCYDNSSAGRDYITSKVVVSSYENGKLTWRFRVKHGYSPSSSNGWAFILASDTDATGLYNASQSSCLVVGVNFAGSDDLLKIWEQTSSSTGSKSVKVISSSTLNWESSVGTSAYGYVEVVRNANGDWSIGYSKSSFSDITSIGTFSYTNPIHLNNLGVVYWYTATADQKLWVDDVSLSYVETNAVDKDSGFRSNTMLDTIVASTAESRKVTALTFSIVDKGTKDGMPTIVEALEVYVHATPKIAFKPEAWRNAVQLMANGKIISSYVSLIDTLLRVDLVKSDTIADGTSKEYRLMLNLPDTLPDGFSVAFSFNGITPLFTASNSSVIGDLSLQKGRTIRADAVAERFRMEPSHKALLKGQSIAPCFYAIDCFGNVDVEFSQSCELEMVGSQSIKRIKNGSRGVVDFDSIAVTGEMYLFIKLSSENISAFEQKIVLLNDTTSVVSGVVKDTLVATVKNVSPDAGVEIASFYLKDTGGDKLPTAVRSFNFSISSLKVDASKVIAGATLRVGNESRECRIAQLSKDLLQIEVFDGTLSIKDGDSAAVRLGLYLSPEEFVDLGVLSFKIKGVVADSIGTLFASFQPISVNTIKVHVQADTLSFSKVPSAVKANTFFDVTVKACDRFGNTDADYEGFCKLVIAGASVVTHTQKFSSGVAKFVGIKLAKSGEYSIDASAEGLKTLDKLIVADDDSFLKVSNSPFPSVSATSTSNFVDVLKFLVVDTGVSDTLCTRITQLSLHGVDTLGKLLSTRRIESLRICLNGRPVDFSSIFFTGGKVTLKFADSVLVIPNRSEGEVVIKIQLSKVTAMSPFYLSLPADGVLVGFGSSRLSKTYSYSIRSSIINYTVVAEQILLVPHPTLVALETLLRLKCQISNREGDVVTSFAGKVAIEQEGFSEVKTVVSNGTISIESLKATSIGNASIRIVVNDTISEKVSFKVARQVDTLVAHGTAASIIEGWRRMALGGYVHSGGEGRSLLCYSISPSVNARNVQWHFRFRLDNSNFSSENFMRIVLLTDRVPYKDSSYAAVVLSYKKAGGKSFFQLENVVNGRVISCSDTIYTDRIEGRLTEAYIYKDIEGYWMGSVYADGYQCCHFESVKMPFVKVAEYCGIEYQCSSSNVGKMQMESFDFVGSEQYLHIVEGYYSSKGNAVLTVNQPLTSADGISLTATSYKGSSFSISDVQADGGKLYFRMADPKESSYGIKIEQRVNGQTISDTATIRIRSGLEFGDVAISEVMFDPTPSVGLPEVEYLELYNRVADTLLIDGWTVRVNGKVWRCNHAKINPKGYLAISSVSGASALGMYGNAASSSYFDGFPNDGADIAVLNSQGKIIAASYYSSEFLSKEGAEGGVSLEKLDISSTTECRENWAASEDVRGGTPGFANSISGKVVDTEPPIVEKLSVSGVNTVSITFNEPVVVGQGFSIMLDNRRVEATLKHSKESERAICIILSRDLELNVSQLLVIADVADYSGNVFTLPIQVARCEPPVKGDLTINEVLFNPEGDCSDYVELVNISGKPIDLSSVVLCRRNAEGKLDERKRVSETSFILRPQEYVLLCSTPEVIALIYPRSNPTNFKKLRSMPSLPNDAGVVVVADTALNVIDEFAYSERMHFRMLPTFDGVSLERINFNESKWQSASKEVNYGTPGAENSQLLKKDDSKRIIKLAASVISPDGDGVNDYLAMSYHLKSAGTMADVGVFTGSGVLVKKLCQNELLGTEGTVVWDGITDNGTRASRGIYILVSKLVYSDGNSEEVRQVFAVAYR, from the coding sequence ATGAAGCATTGCTTACTCTTGCTGGCGTTGTTTGGGTGCTTTCCATTCTGCTCCTTTGGCCAGTTTAGCGATGATTTTTCGAGCGAGTCTCTTGGCTCTTGGCTTCAAATACCTTCGAATAGGTGGAATGCTACTGTAGATAATGGCAATTTTGTTCTCCATCATTGCTACGACAACTCTTCGGCGGGACGTGATTACATTACCTCGAAGGTTGTGGTATCTTCTTACGAGAACGGCAAACTTACATGGCGATTTAGGGTTAAACATGGCTATTCGCCTTCTTCAAGTAATGGATGGGCATTTATATTGGCGTCGGATACTGATGCTACGGGGCTATATAATGCCTCCCAAAGTTCGTGCTTGGTTGTTGGTGTGAACTTTGCGGGTTCCGATGATTTGCTGAAAATTTGGGAACAGACATCTTCTTCGACTGGAAGCAAATCCGTTAAAGTTATTTCCTCTTCTACCTTAAACTGGGAATCAAGCGTTGGAACGTCAGCGTATGGTTACGTTGAGGTGGTACGAAATGCTAATGGGGATTGGAGCATTGGTTATTCAAAGTCATCGTTTAGTGATATTACCTCGATAGGAACATTTTCGTATACTAACCCAATACATCTCAATAATCTTGGTGTTGTTTACTGGTATACTGCTACTGCTGATCAAAAGCTATGGGTTGACGATGTCTCGTTGTCGTACGTCGAGACAAATGCTGTAGATAAAGATTCAGGGTTCAGGTCCAATACTATGTTGGATACTATTGTTGCATCTACTGCAGAATCTCGAAAGGTAACGGCGTTGACTTTTTCTATTGTCGATAAAGGGACTAAGGATGGGATGCCAACAATTGTAGAAGCCCTAGAGGTATATGTGCATGCAACTCCTAAGATTGCATTTAAGCCTGAGGCTTGGCGAAATGCGGTACAGTTGATGGCAAATGGGAAAATCATTTCTTCTTATGTGAGTTTGATAGATACTTTACTTAGAGTTGATCTAGTTAAATCTGATACTATTGCAGATGGTACTTCTAAGGAGTATAGGTTGATGCTTAATCTTCCCGATACGTTGCCTGATGGTTTCTCTGTTGCCTTTAGCTTTAACGGAATTACCCCATTGTTTACAGCATCTAACTCATCCGTTATTGGTGATCTTTCGCTACAAAAGGGGAGAACTATTAGGGCAGATGCAGTTGCAGAAAGATTTAGGATGGAACCATCCCATAAAGCTCTTTTAAAGGGACAAAGTATAGCACCTTGTTTTTATGCTATAGACTGCTTTGGAAATGTTGATGTTGAATTCTCTCAGTCCTGCGAACTGGAAATGGTAGGTAGTCAATCTATAAAACGAATTAAAAATGGGAGTAGGGGAGTTGTTGATTTTGATAGCATCGCAGTCACCGGAGAAATGTATTTATTCATAAAACTTTCCTCTGAAAATATTTCTGCATTCGAACAAAAAATAGTTCTTCTTAACGATACAACGTCAGTAGTGTCTGGAGTTGTTAAGGATACGCTGGTGGCAACCGTTAAGAATGTAAGCCCCGATGCTGGTGTCGAAATTGCTTCTTTTTATCTTAAGGATACGGGTGGTGATAAGTTGCCTACTGCTGTTAGATCGTTTAATTTCTCGATCTCTTCCTTGAAGGTTGATGCTTCAAAGGTTATTGCGGGAGCAACATTACGTGTAGGCAACGAAAGTAGAGAATGCAGGATAGCTCAACTCTCGAAAGATCTATTGCAGATTGAGGTTTTTGATGGAACCCTTTCTATTAAGGATGGGGATAGCGCTGCTGTTAGACTTGGGCTGTACCTCAGTCCTGAAGAATTCGTTGATTTAGGAGTTCTCTCTTTTAAGATTAAAGGGGTAGTTGCTGATAGCATAGGTACTTTATTTGCATCATTTCAACCAATTTCAGTAAATACAATAAAGGTACATGTCCAAGCAGATACACTTAGTTTTTCGAAAGTTCCTTCTGCTGTTAAGGCGAATACTTTTTTTGATGTCACGGTAAAGGCTTGCGATAGGTTTGGAAATACAGATGCTGATTATGAGGGATTCTGTAAACTTGTTATTGCAGGGGCAAGCGTTGTTACTCATACCCAAAAATTTTCTTCGGGGGTAGCCAAATTTGTTGGGATAAAGCTTGCCAAAAGTGGTGAATATTCGATTGATGCATCTGCCGAAGGTCTAAAAACATTGGATAAGCTTATTGTAGCCGATGATGATTCATTCTTAAAGGTATCCAATTCCCCATTCCCATCGGTTTCTGCTACTTCTACATCCAACTTCGTCGATGTACTAAAGTTTTTGGTGGTGGATACAGGCGTGAGCGATACGCTTTGTACTCGAATCACGCAGCTCTCGCTGCATGGGGTTGATACTCTTGGAAAGTTGCTTTCAACTCGTCGAATAGAAAGTTTGAGAATATGTCTGAATGGTAGGCCTGTTGATTTCTCTAGCATTTTCTTTACAGGTGGAAAGGTAACGTTGAAATTTGCCGATTCGGTATTGGTTATTCCTAACAGATCGGAGGGTGAAGTTGTGATAAAGATTCAACTTTCAAAAGTAACAGCGATGTCTCCATTTTACCTGTCACTACCAGCTGACGGAGTATTGGTTGGTTTTGGATCGTCTAGGTTGTCAAAGACTTATAGTTATTCTATACGCTCTTCGATCATAAACTACACTGTAGTAGCCGAACAAATATTGTTAGTACCTCATCCTACTCTAGTTGCACTTGAAACATTACTAAGACTAAAGTGCCAAATATCCAATCGTGAAGGAGACGTTGTAACATCATTTGCAGGAAAGGTAGCTATAGAGCAGGAGGGCTTTTCGGAAGTAAAAACTGTTGTAAGTAATGGAACTATCAGCATAGAATCGTTGAAGGCTACGAGCATTGGGAATGCTAGTATTCGTATTGTGGTGAATGATACAATTTCGGAAAAGGTTTCGTTCAAAGTGGCTCGGCAGGTTGATACGTTGGTCGCTCATGGAACTGCTGCTTCAATAATTGAGGGTTGGCGGCGTATGGCATTGGGTGGATACGTACATTCAGGCGGCGAAGGGCGATCGTTACTTTGCTATTCGATCTCACCTAGTGTCAATGCTAGAAATGTACAATGGCATTTCCGCTTTAGGTTAGATAATTCAAATTTTTCTTCTGAAAATTTTATGCGGATAGTTCTTCTGACAGATAGGGTTCCATATAAGGATTCCTCGTATGCTGCAGTTGTCCTATCTTACAAGAAAGCAGGAGGTAAGTCATTTTTCCAACTCGAAAACGTAGTAAATGGGAGGGTAATTAGCTGTTCGGATACAATTTATACCGATAGAATTGAGGGGCGGCTGACTGAAGCGTATATATATAAGGATATTGAAGGCTATTGGATGGGGAGTGTTTATGCAGACGGTTATCAGTGCTGCCATTTTGAAAGTGTTAAAATGCCATTCGTAAAGGTAGCGGAGTATTGCGGAATTGAATATCAGTGTTCTTCCTCGAATGTGGGAAAAATGCAGATGGAATCGTTTGACTTTGTAGGGTCGGAGCAGTATTTGCATATTGTTGAGGGGTACTACTCCTCGAAAGGAAATGCAGTGCTAACGGTTAATCAGCCATTAACATCTGCTGATGGAATAAGCCTAACGGCAACAAGTTATAAGGGTAGTTCGTTCTCTATTTCTGATGTTCAAGCCGATGGAGGCAAACTTTATTTTCGGATGGCTGATCCCAAAGAATCATCCTATGGAATAAAGATAGAACAACGTGTTAATGGGCAAACTATTTCTGATACGGCAACAATTCGCATCAGGTCGGGATTAGAGTTTGGCGATGTAGCAATTTCGGAGGTCATGTTTGATCCAACACCATCAGTTGGACTACCAGAGGTGGAATACCTAGAACTGTACAATCGTGTTGCCGATACGCTGCTGATTGATGGTTGGACAGTTAGGGTCAATGGCAAAGTTTGGAGATGCAACCATGCTAAGATAAACCCCAAGGGATATTTGGCCATTTCTTCTGTAAGTGGAGCCAGTGCTTTGGGCATGTATGGAAATGCTGCAAGTTCTTCTTATTTCGATGGTTTTCCCAATGATGGGGCTGATATTGCCGTTCTTAACTCACAAGGAAAAATCATTGCTGCATCGTACTATAGCAGCGAATTTCTTTCTAAGGAAGGAGCTGAAGGAGGAGTGTCTCTTGAAAAGTTAGATATTTCCAGCACTACAGAATGCCGCGAGAATTGGGCCGCTTCGGAAGATGTAAGAGGAGGAACTCCTGGTTTTGCAAATTCTATATCGGGGAAGGTTGTAGATACAGAACCTCCCATAGTAGAGAAACTATCTGTTAGTGGTGTAAACACTGTAAGTATAACATTTAATGAGCCAGTAGTAGTTGGTCAAGGTTTTTCTATTATGCTAGATAATAGAAGAGTAGAGGCTACGCTTAAGCACAGTAAAGAGTCGGAGCGGGCTATATGTATAATCTTATCACGGGATTTGGAACTCAATGTTTCTCAATTACTCGTTATTGCTGATGTCGCAGACTATTCTGGAAACGTTTTTACTTTGCCGATTCAGGTTGCACGCTGTGAACCTCCCGTTAAGGGCGATTTAACCATTAATGAAGTACTCTTTAACCCCGAAGGGGATTGTTCTGATTATGTAGAATTGGTAAATATATCAGGTAAGCCTATCGATTTAAGCAGTGTTGTCCTTTGTCGGAGGAATGCAGAAGGGAAGTTAGATGAGAGGAAACGAGTTTCTGAAACTTCTTTCATTCTTCGACCTCAAGAATATGTGCTCCTTTGCTCTACTCCTGAGGTAATCGCGTTGATATATCCACGGAGCAACCCAACGAACTTTAAAAAACTTAGATCGATGCCTTCTCTTCCAAATGATGCTGGAGTTGTTGTGGTGGCTGATACCGCTTTGAATGTTATTGATGAGTTTGCCTATTCAGAACGGATGCATTTTAGAATGCTTCCTACATTTGATGGCGTGAGCCTTGAGCGGATTAACTTTAATGAATCGAAGTGGCAGTCTGCATCTAAAGAAGTGAACTATGGAACTCCTGGTGCTGAAAATTCTCAGCTTTTAAAAAAAGATGATTCAAAACGTATAATAAAGTTGGCGGCTTCTGTTATTTCGCCTGACGGTGACGGTGTGAACGACTATTTGGCGATGTCGTATCATTTAAAGTCGGCAGGCACTATGGCCGATGTTGGTGTTTTTACGGGAAGCGGTGTGCTCGTAAAAAAGTTGTGCCAGAACGAGTTGTTAGGAACCGAAGGAACTGTAGTTTGGGATGGTATAACTGATAATGGTACAAGAGCCTCTCGTGGTATCTATATTCTTGTCTCTAAACTAGTCTATTCCGATGGAAACAGTGAAGAGGTGCGACAAGTTTTTGCTGTGGCGTATCGATAA
- the ribD gene encoding bifunctional diaminohydroxyphosphoribosylaminopyrimidine deaminase/5-amino-6-(5-phosphoribosylamino)uracil reductase RibD gives MVNNIHEQYMRRCLELAECGLGNVAPNPMVGAVIVHNGKIIGEGYHRKFGEPHAEVNAVNAVEDKDLLRESTLYVSLEPCNHAGKTPPCTNLILEHKIPRVVIAMVDPFEKVSGSGIQKLRANGVDVTVGILEDEAKWLNRRFITFYTKKRPYIILKWAQTLDGFIDIERTADSPIEPNWITNNACRTLVHRWRSEENGILVGNKTVINDNPQLNVRYWHGSNPTRILIDRTLATPNDRAIFDGTQPTVVFTGKNSGSSTRKELFSHIPFLDVVSIDFAKDAEVQMLDYLVQKNIQSIIVEGGSKTLQNLITLGYWDEARIFYGPKLFFKGVKAPSIVGEPIGSEEIDGTRLFYLVNSSATDKQ, from the coding sequence ATGGTTAACAATATTCATGAGCAATACATGAGGCGATGCCTCGAGCTGGCTGAGTGTGGATTGGGAAACGTAGCTCCAAATCCTATGGTTGGAGCAGTCATCGTACATAACGGGAAGATCATCGGAGAAGGGTATCATCGTAAATTCGGAGAGCCTCATGCCGAAGTTAATGCGGTAAACGCAGTTGAAGACAAGGACCTGCTGCGCGAATCGACATTATACGTATCGCTCGAACCGTGCAACCATGCCGGAAAAACCCCACCCTGCACCAATCTTATCCTTGAGCATAAAATCCCAAGGGTTGTTATTGCCATGGTTGATCCCTTCGAAAAGGTATCTGGCAGCGGAATCCAGAAGCTCAGAGCCAACGGAGTTGATGTTACCGTTGGCATTCTTGAAGACGAGGCGAAATGGCTAAACCGTAGATTTATCACCTTTTACACAAAAAAACGCCCCTACATCATTTTAAAATGGGCACAAACCCTCGATGGCTTCATCGACATCGAGCGCACCGCCGACTCGCCAATAGAGCCCAACTGGATAACCAACAACGCCTGCCGAACGCTGGTACACCGCTGGAGAAGCGAGGAAAATGGCATACTCGTAGGCAATAAGACGGTCATTAACGACAATCCCCAGCTAAACGTGCGCTACTGGCATGGCAGCAATCCAACCCGAATTCTTATTGATAGAACGCTGGCTACCCCCAACGATAGAGCAATCTTTGATGGCACCCAACCAACCGTTGTATTCACCGGGAAAAACTCGGGTTCCAGCACCAGGAAAGAGCTCTTCAGCCACATTCCATTCCTCGACGTTGTTTCGATAGACTTTGCCAAGGATGCAGAGGTGCAGATGCTGGACTACCTTGTACAGAAAAATATTCAATCGATCATCGTTGAAGGAGGTTCGAAAACGCTGCAAAACCTAATTACGCTTGGCTACTGGGACGAGGCACGCATCTTCTACGGTCCTAAGCTATTCTTTAAGGGGGTGAAAGCGCCATCCATCGTTGGAGAGCCCATTGGCAGCGAGGAGATCGACGGCACCCGCCTCTTCTACCTCGTCAACAGCAGCGCTACTGACAAGCAGTAG
- a CDS encoding energy transducer TonB: protein MEIKKSPKADLENKRSLFIQLGFVVAIGLSLFAFEYDFGEKQETQSFEAKSVTAEEEIVPQTQQEQQQQQQPEVAPQQIISDVLKIVRNDVKVSNEIDFNMEDTKEAAPITIATAVAKTEEPVEEEEIFFVAEDMPLFNGKEASLGFREYVGKNLKYPDVAAENGIQGTVYVQFVVEPSGSVSNVKVLRGVDPALDKEAIRIVQSSPKWTPGKQRGKSVRVSFTFPIKFQLN, encoded by the coding sequence ATGGAAATCAAAAAATCGCCTAAAGCGGATCTAGAGAACAAGCGTTCTTTATTTATTCAGTTAGGATTCGTTGTGGCAATTGGTCTTTCGCTTTTCGCATTTGAGTATGATTTTGGGGAAAAACAGGAAACCCAAAGTTTTGAGGCAAAAAGTGTTACAGCAGAAGAAGAAATTGTTCCACAAACACAGCAAGAACAGCAGCAACAACAACAGCCAGAAGTTGCTCCACAGCAGATCATTTCGGATGTGCTAAAGATTGTTCGTAATGATGTTAAAGTGAGCAATGAGATAGATTTTAACATGGAAGATACTAAGGAAGCTGCTCCAATCACCATTGCAACTGCCGTTGCAAAGACTGAAGAGCCAGTTGAGGAAGAAGAAATCTTCTTTGTTGCAGAAGATATGCCATTATTTAATGGTAAGGAAGCTTCTTTAGGCTTTAGGGAGTATGTAGGTAAAAATCTGAAGTATCCAGATGTTGCCGCAGAAAATGGTATCCAAGGAACTGTATATGTTCAGTTTGTTGTGGAGCCATCAGGTTCGGTTTCTAATGTAAAGGTTCTTCGTGGTGTAGACCCTGCACTTGACAAGGAGGCTATTCGTATCGTTCAGAGTTCTCCAAAGTGGACTCCTGGAAAGCAACGTGGAAAGTCTGTACGTGTATCGTTTACATTCCCAATCAAGTTCCAGTTGAACTAA
- the hflX gene encoding GTPase HflX: MGFVPTSTAPVQETAILIGVITDKQTDFQTKEYLDELEFLAETAGARTVKKFIQRMHVANSKTYVGAGKLDEIKAFIEENEIGMAIFDDELTPSQLRNVERHLNCKVLDRTNLILDIFAARAQTAYAKTQVELAQYQYLLPRLTRMWTHLERQRGGIGMRGPGETQIETDRRIILDKISKLKEQLKKIDKQMAVQRGNRGSLVRVALVGYTNVGKSTLMNLISKSEVFAENKLFATLDTTVRKVVFENLPFLLSDTVGFIRKLPHQLVESFKSTLDEVREADLLIHVVDISHPNFEEQLNVVKETLAEIKAGDKPVYLVFNKIDAYSYVEKAEDDLTPKTKENWSLEDLMNSWMYKENNPAIFMSAKEKLNLEKFRTDLYKMVAEISQGRYPFGNFLW, translated from the coding sequence ATGGGATTTGTACCAACTAGTACTGCACCAGTTCAGGAGACTGCAATCCTTATCGGCGTAATTACCGATAAACAAACCGACTTTCAAACGAAAGAATACCTCGACGAACTTGAGTTTTTGGCCGAAACAGCAGGCGCTCGTACTGTGAAAAAGTTTATTCAGCGCATGCATGTTGCCAATTCGAAAACCTATGTTGGCGCAGGGAAACTCGATGAAATAAAGGCTTTCATTGAAGAGAATGAGATAGGGATGGCCATTTTTGATGATGAGCTAACGCCTTCGCAGCTTCGAAATGTGGAGCGTCATCTTAATTGTAAGGTACTAGATCGAACTAACCTTATTCTCGACATATTTGCAGCACGGGCACAAACAGCTTATGCAAAGACGCAGGTAGAGTTGGCGCAATACCAGTACTTACTTCCACGATTGACTCGCATGTGGACGCACCTTGAGCGTCAACGAGGGGGAATTGGTATGCGAGGTCCTGGTGAAACGCAGATTGAAACCGACCGCCGTATTATCTTAGATAAAATTTCGAAGCTAAAGGAGCAGCTTAAGAAGATAGACAAGCAGATGGCTGTACAACGAGGTAATAGAGGAAGCCTTGTTCGTGTTGCGCTTGTTGGATATACAAATGTTGGGAAATCAACCCTGATGAACTTGATTAGCAAGTCGGAGGTGTTTGCAGAAAATAAGCTGTTTGCGACTCTCGACACAACCGTTCGAAAGGTTGTATTCGAGAACCTTCCCTTCCTGCTTTCCGATACGGTTGGTTTTATCCGAAAGCTGCCACACCAACTGGTAGAGTCGTTCAAATCGACGCTTGACGAGGTTCGCGAAGCAGATTTGCTCATTCACGTGGTGGATATTTCGCATCCCAACTTCGAAGAGCAGCTTAACGTGGTAAAGGAAACTTTGGCAGAAATAAAGGCTGGTGACAAGCCAGTTTACCTTGTATTTAACAAGATTGATGCTTACAGCTATGTAGAGAAAGCCGAAGACGACCTTACTCCTAAGACGAAGGAGAACTGGAGCCTAGAGGATCTTATGAATAGCTGGATGTACAAGGAGAATAATCCAGCAATTTTTATGTCGGCTAAGGAAAAGTTAAATCTCGAAAAGTTTAGAACGGATTTGTATAAGATGGTGGCTGAGATTAGCCAGGGAAGATATCCGTTTGGAAACTTTCTTTGGTAG
- a CDS encoding regulatory protein RecX: MEVGRQGKSLSKKEALERLELLCSKREVCISQVEEKLYRWNVDPSERPSIVEFLVGNRYVDDKRFAVAFARDKFRFSKWGPHKIKVHLQAKRIDAEYVAEALQEVELDELPSAVVRELQRKSETVKAKNSYELKMKLVAVGLRKGFAYDLVSRAVDQILEK; this comes from the coding sequence ATGGAAGTAGGACGTCAGGGAAAAAGTCTCTCGAAGAAGGAGGCGCTGGAGCGCTTGGAACTGCTATGCTCTAAGCGCGAGGTGTGCATCTCGCAGGTAGAGGAGAAACTCTACCGATGGAATGTTGATCCTAGCGAGCGTCCGAGCATCGTGGAGTTTCTTGTAGGCAATAGGTATGTTGATGATAAAAGGTTTGCTGTTGCCTTTGCTCGCGATAAGTTTCGGTTTAGCAAGTGGGGGCCCCATAAGATAAAGGTGCACCTTCAGGCGAAGCGCATAGATGCCGAATACGTTGCCGAAGCGCTGCAGGAAGTTGAGTTGGATGAGCTGCCATCGGCTGTGGTTCGGGAGCTGCAGCGCAAGTCCGAGACGGTAAAAGCAAAGAATTCGTACGAGCTAAAGATGAAGCTGGTTGCGGTAGGGTTGCGCAAGGGCTTCGCGTACGATCTTGTAAGCAGGGCGGTAGACCAAATCCTCGAGAAATAA
- the prmC gene encoding peptide chain release factor N(5)-glutamine methyltransferase, producing MSIKNRTIFCRYQKMLESIYPAEEAKEMVYRLAEHFLGIARPQLLLLLDQAEDVELSRYIEVSAQRLLQHEPLQHVIGEVEFYGCRIKVNPKVLIPRPETEEMVDTIIKDWRGKNPRIIDFGTGSGCIPISLAKALPHSAVRSVDISGEALEIARENALLNGVDVDFVQADMRAYSDSGSYDIIVSNPPYVMDSEKEQMRDNVLRHEPHLALFVDDGNPLEFYIPIAEFASRSLAAEGAVYLEINQQLGKQTSELFAAKGMNAEVRQDMFGVDRFVVVRWK from the coding sequence ATGAGCATAAAGAATCGCACCATATTTTGCCGCTACCAAAAGATGCTGGAGTCTATTTATCCTGCCGAAGAAGCAAAGGAAATGGTTTACAGGCTGGCTGAGCATTTTTTGGGAATCGCTAGGCCGCAGCTCCTATTGTTACTCGATCAGGCCGAGGATGTGGAGTTGTCAAGGTATATAGAGGTTTCAGCTCAGAGGCTGCTTCAGCACGAGCCGTTGCAGCACGTAATAGGCGAGGTGGAATTCTACGGATGTCGCATTAAGGTAAACCCCAAGGTGCTCATACCTCGCCCCGAAACGGAAGAAATGGTAGATACCATTATAAAAGACTGGAGGGGGAAGAATCCAAGAATCATAGATTTCGGAACCGGCAGCGGTTGCATTCCTATATCGTTGGCAAAGGCACTTCCCCATTCCGCAGTGCGTAGCGTCGATATCTCTGGGGAAGCCTTGGAAATCGCCCGCGAAAATGCGCTGTTAAACGGGGTTGATGTCGATTTTGTGCAGGCAGATATGCGAGCCTACAGCGATAGCGGCAGCTACGACATCATTGTAAGCAATCCGCCTTACGTGATGGACTCCGAAAAAGAGCAGATGCGCGATAACGTACTCCGCCACGAGCCCCATCTGGCGCTTTTTGTTGACGATGGCAACCCGCTTGAGTTCTATATCCCGATAGCCGAATTTGCCTCCCGCTCGCTTGCTGCCGAAGGGGCAGTCTATCTGGAAATAAACCAGCAGCTAGGGAAGCAAACCTCCGAGTTGTTTGCCGCTAAAGGGATGAATGCCGAGGTGAGGCAGGATATGTTTGGGGTCGATCGATTTGTAGTTGTGCGATGGAAGTAG